In Sus scrofa isolate TJ Tabasco breed Duroc chromosome 12, Sscrofa11.1, whole genome shotgun sequence, the DNA window TTAATTGGTGCAATTCTGACTTCTATGTTTGTAGCTATAATCATGATTGTATTGTGGAAATGCTTGCAAAAACCAGTGATAAATGATCAAAACTGGGCAGGTAGGTCTCCATTTGCTGATGGTGAAACTCCTGACATATGTTTGGGTAACATTAGAGAAAATGAAGTACCCACAAAACGTACATCAATTATTTCACTGATGGCTTGGAAACCAAGCAAAAGCACATCTGCAGCAGGTGACTTAGAAATTCAGTTGTTTGAATCAAGAGAAAACATTAGAGATTCCAACAACcccaaagcagagaaaataaaagatcaagCAAATGGTACATCGGAGGATAGCGCTGATGGATCGACGATTGGCACTGCTGTTTCCTCTTCAGATGATGCAGATCTGCCTCCACCGCCTCCTCCCCTTCTTGACTTGGAAGGACAGGAGGGTGACCAATCTGACAAACCCACAATGGCAACTGTATCTCCTCTTCCAAATGATTCTGACAATCTCCCATCATCTCTGGACTGTCTCAATGAAGTCTGTGAAGATCCTAATTCTGAATTTAAACAGTCATTTCCACCTCCTCCTGACTCAGTTAACTTGCCCCTGCCACAGGAAGATTTTATGAAAAACCAGGACCATTCCAACAATGAGATTCAGTGTCAGGAGTTTCCTATTCCTCCTGACTCCCATCAAGACCTCAATGAATCCCTGCCACCTCCACCTGCAGAATTATTATAAATGTTACAACTTGCTCATTAGCTGATTTTCTACTCTTCTCAAAGGActccatcttttgtttttcttcatgtgATGAAATATATTAAACAGCAAGTGTTAGCAAATTTTTATTCAGGAATTACCTGAAATATGCATAagtggaactttaaaaaaattatataacaatGGTATGTCTACTGGTTATGGGACCTAACTTTAGTGTATAGTACATTTTTACATATGTGCATAGTATGTATATCAATAAATTAACCATTTTGGAAACAAGCAATCTACATATACTTATTATCACCCAATAGTtactttttttccagaaaagctgTGTATAAGGTTACCTTGactaaataaaatcttatttttacatttcaaagcctgagagtgtgtgtgtgaaaatctGAATACATACTCCAGGTTTTAAACAAAACTATAagttttggagtttccttgtggtagtGTCATGGTCACAGCAgccgcttgggtcactgctgtggcacaggttctatccctggccaggtaACTTCTATATGTATAGAATTTTCATTTCCCATGGGCACTgccaaaacaaacccccaaaacctctggagttcccattgtggctcagcaggttaagaacctgactaatatccaaaaggatataggttcaatcactggtcctgctcagtgggttaaggatctggcattgcagtgagctatggcataggatgcagatgctgctcagatctggcatggctatggctgtggtgtaggcctccaaatgcagctccaattcgacccctagcctgggaacttccatatgcctcaggaatggagacacccctcccccccaaacctGTAAGTTTTAAATTAATACCTcaggtattaaataaatattccaagTTTGTGGGGATGAGAGATTAAAAGGCGTGtttgagaataaaaaaatttccctttagCTCTCATTGGAAATTGTAAGacaaacattaaaatatcaaattggGTGGTTGGGTTGGGGACACTgactctgaaaaaaatacaagcagGTACCATAAAATGTGGACATTTCCCTATCTTGTTGGGGTAgcacaaattttaaaaccaacCTCTCTAAAAAGTTCTTCTTTATACGCCTTAAGcacctaaacaaaatgaaatcataaagaaaaaaaagaaaaaaaacccctacCTCTATAGCTTCATTCCAAATTTGGATgactttttccagaaaaaaaatgattgtatCAAAATACTGATGGTTCTCAACTTTCACTAAACTCATACATTCccatacttaaaaaaactttttaaaccaCCTTTCTTATGCAGAATTTCATCTTTTATTCATTACCTGACAAGTGATAAATCTGAGTTAGCACAGCAGGGGTGGGCCCAATCTTCATCAAAGTCAAGGTGGAGAATTCGCCAGCTGATACCTGTGGGAGATGCCAGCCTGTGCCTGCAGAAATGCTCCTTTGCCCTAAAGCACACATTCTTCCTCCTCACCCCTACCCAAAGTCCTGGAAGAAACAGTCACTTGGAATGAAACGTGGTGGCCTCAGTGGTAACTTATCCTTGAATAACCTCTCATAGTTCTGGGATTTCTCAGAATGCAGTATTTATTTGTAGCATTGGTGCTCAAGAAAATAACAGAGCTCCATCTTAATAAAAACTAGCAGACTTTTGGACACTGACATTTTATATACAATGGTTCTCTAATCTTTTAAGGCATCCCTTAATGACTATTAATGTTTTTTATCTGCAGAAACACTTCCATGAGCTTCTTGTTTTTCCTGAATAAGCATGATGTTTATTGTCACATTACACTGGTTTTCTTCTGTCTTCCACATTAAAaagtttctttcacatttttcaaaCTTAGCACGTTTAAGGTTAATTTATACACTAACAATTAGGGGTTTAAGAATTTCCTACTATTCCTTTGCATTTTAAGTATTTCAGTTAGAGTAAATAAGATACAAAGTTTTTATATTTGGTCAAGACTTTGACATGACTTAAGTTACTACCATAACCTTTCTTGTTTTACAAATAAGATTGCTACCTAACAGGCTCTTTCCACACTTTTGCTCTTTTCATCACTTTCTTTCGTGGCCTCTTTTTGGAGGAGTATTGGGAAATACAGGGAAATACCAACCCTCAGAGATAAATCAGGAGCTGATATCATGGTCATAgttttgtttgatttcttcaaACACCAGAGATGCAGCTTTTCTCCTTCTGTTCTTTATACAACAGAACAGACCTCTGCCagcagctgttttttgtttgagaaattctctGCCAGGGGAAAATAATTCCAATTTACTGCATGCAATCTTTCCTCACTGAGGTCAGTGGAAGCTGAGCAGCCAAACAGTGTCAACCTTTGCCTGATCAGCAGAAAGAAACACAAGCTAATAAAagaaacacagaggaaaagaaaatgctggaaaaagcaaaacctaTACAAAAGATTAAAGAAGCAggatccagaaaagaaaatttatttcatgAATATGGCAAAGGGACAAGACACAAGGTAATAAAAAGCAGACTGAACTCTCACCAGATCAGCACTAACCAATTCAGAAAGAACCCTCAACATCATCTAGTTCAACTCcttttatttgttaaatgttgaggaagaggcccagagagaggaagtgacttGCTCAGAAGTAGTACTGAAAGCTGATTTTGTTCCCTGATTCTTGACTTCTTGTCACCAATACAGGGTCAAAGAGCACCTACTTAATGCACTGCAACATTTGGTGTTGGTAGTGGGCAAGACAATGAATTAGATGAAGGTGACTCTGTCATTACCAAGTTCTGAACAAAAAGTAAAGTAGCAAAATATATGGGCACCTATAAGTAAAACACTGTGATACTAGTACATGATTAGACAAACAGGTCaatggaacaaaatgaaaagtccagAAGAAGACCCAAATTTCAAATCAGTGGAAAAAGCATTGGATCAATTGGATAGATatttggaaaaagataaaactgaatcCATATTTCATACTACATTAGAATAAACACCCAATAGATCAGagatcaatatataaaatatattaaatattttataaacataaaatatgaaattataaaaataatagaagaaataaatgagtgaacTCCTTTATAATCTGAAAGTAGGGCAAAACTTCCTAGCTGAGACCTAAAATCCAgaagcaattaagaaaaaaaagaaaattccacttacagaaaacttttaaattaaaaaaaaaaaaaaaaaattccaccatgAGTTcttgtggtggcgcagtggaaacaaatctgactaggaaccatgaggttgagggttggatccctggactcactcagtgggttaaggatctggcattgtcgtgagctatggtgtacgtcgcagacgtggctcagatcctgtgttgctgtggctgtggtgtaggccagcagctgtagctctaattcgacccctagcctgggaacctccatatgtcacaagtgtggccctaaaaagcaacaaaacaaaacaaaacacctcattaaaaaaaaaaaaaaagaaagaaaaaaaactgtcaaaaggCAAAGGGCAaactggggtggggcggggagtaCAACTTTAAGACAAAGAGCTAAtatccctaaaataaaattttaaaaaatccccaaatatggATGGAAAGAATACTTACAACATGATAGAAAACAATACGCAAAACATATAAaagtcacagaagaaaaaattttaaaatagtccttaaaaacatatataaagatatacaACTTTCCTCCTAATAAGATGCATTTAAAATTAcactgagaggagttcctgtcacggcgcagtggaaatgaatccgactaggaactacgaggttgagggttcgatccctggcctcgctcagtgggttaaggatctggtgttgccctgagctgtggtgtagattgcagaggcggctcagatcctgcgttgctgtggctgtggtgtaggcaggcggctatagctctgactggacccctagcctgggaacctccatacgccgcatgtgcagccctgaaaaagactaaaaaacaaaaaacaaaaaacaaaaaacaaaaaaacagagatatTATTACCCATCAGATGGATATAAATTCAAAAGTTTAGCAACAGCATCTCTGGTGAGTCTCTACACTAGCTTCTATGGTGcgggtgcgccccccccccaaaaatacacTGAGATACTATTAGCCATCAGAGGGATATAAATCCAAAAGTTTAGCAACAAAATCTAGCTCTACACTTGATACATTGCTGGTAGACTGCAAAATGGTACAGTTTATAGAGAGAAATTTGGTAATATTCAGAAAAATTCCAAATGTACTTACCTTTTTACTCAGCAATCCTActtagaggaatttttttttttccccaaagattcATTGGACAAGACATAAAATTACTTAGATGTGAGGGTATTCACTgtggcattatttataacagcaaaagTCTGGAAACagtccaaatgcccatcaatagggCACTGGTTAAATAAACCATGGCAGACTCCTAAATGCAGTACTGCGCATCAGGAAACAAATGTGATACTGACATGGAGTGATCTTCaagatgtattatttatttatttatttatttagaccaGGGCTGTGGGATTTAGAACTTCTCAGGCAgcaatcaaacccaagccatagcagtgacaatgttgagtccttaattgctaggccacaaGTGAACTTTAAGatatattattaagaaaaaaaagaacaaaatgtgcAGCAGTCTATTTAGTGGGCAAAGTACAAATAAGGAAGGGATAAGAACatatgatacatacatacatatttttgtttttttcaaaaagaaatactgttaAGATACAATCAAAAGCTAATAAAAATAGTTACCAAtaagaggaggaagggaatggGTTAGAGGGATAGAGAAGCAAGATTCCCTTGAATATTATATAGCTTTGACTTAAGCAGACCCTAAAAACTGGTAACTGAAACACATGAAGCTAATTTGATATAAAGTTGGTGatataaaaatacagagaaaacaaTTACTTCAAGTTGCATGAGGACACAGAATTGACTGACATATATGTTAGGGAAATACATTGTTTCTTAGTGAAATATATTCTAAGAACAAACAGAGCTGCAAAGAAATCAAACTATTCAGTAGTCTGTAATCTAATTACTTGCAGCAATACTGGTATTATTTTGAAACTACTGTAGGATGATACAAATAAGTAATTATGTTAATGCTGTTAGAaaccatttataggaaatatggGAGAATAGAGGAACAAATTAAATCTTCACAAGGAAGCAAACAGATAAATCCAGATGAGGGATATCCTAAGAATCCTAAGAAACAGGATTGAATTCTGGCAACAAGTTAGTGGCATGGGAGGAAAAGGGTGGTGACGGGGGAGAAGGGATTGATGGACTTGAATTTAACTTGATGATTTCTATCCTGTCAGCTCTTCcatgcttttaaaatactttatccaTAACTCTtagctgtacaacagagtgactcagtcatacaaaaatagggatgaacccgcaacctcgtggttcctagtcggattcgctaaccactgtgccacgatgggaactccaatagctgtAATTCTTGACTTGACAGacaggttgcgggttcaatccctggccttgctcagtgggttaaggatccggcgttgatgtgagctgtggtgtaggtcgcagacgtggctcggatcctgcgttgctgtggctctggcgtaggccggcagctacagctccgattggacccctagcctgggaatcttcatatgccgcaggcgcggccctagaaaaggcaaaaagacaaaaaaaaaaaaaaaaaagtgtctgaatAACATCAGACAATAACAATAAATAAGTTGTAACAGTGCTTggttcagcagcacatataccaaaactggaaacaatacaGGGAAGATTAGCATGGCCACTGTGCAAGGATGACATTCAAACTCATGACATTCAAACTCCCTATttttgtatgactgagtcactctgttgtacagcagaaatcggcagggcattttaaatcaactatactttaataagcaaaatttttagataaaaattttttaaataaaaataagctgtaACAAATTTTCAGCCTatacaaaattatttgttttggagttatactaatattttatttcatgagaGCTTCTAAAATCATAAGGACAAATAGTTACAGTTCAAATATacaaattttttcaaatgtattaaaatgcagtctcctttttctcccatcCGAGTGCTAACCAGGCCTGACCCTGCATAGCTTCCAAGATTAGATGAGATCTGGTGCATTTAGGGTGATGTGGCTGTAGACAATTAGCCATCCCCTTTATCTCTTTTTGAGAATTTTACAATAATCTTTGAATAACAGAGGCAATTTGTTACGTTCCCAAACTTGAAGTAAGAAACACTGCCACTACGATTATATTGGACTTTTCTATTATATGCTGCAAAACCTGATCTCAATATAGCCTAAACCCAAATTTATATGATCCATTAACTAATGAAATAAATGTTCTGTCTTTCAAACAAGAAATACCAATAAGTATAATGGAAATGGATAACTCTACTTCTACATGGATGTAATGAGA includes these proteins:
- the EVI2B gene encoding protein EVI2B, which translates into the protein MDPKYFILILFCGHLHHTFFPETEATTTEITTEVQPQSTLFRSSIPYASAHSQGPRENPLGQPTQFNNLSSGQPIPTPKVATGQSTPAAYASSGKPAAHTSVGQPLAYVTKKPTAMTNTSSQGTALPVFTSARQLSPSVPSSTSQQLPSVHTQTQQPSSMHTSRKSIPPTVHNLPTPPTPSSINSHRNTPGFILDPTMNKKTPEKTNSHSSTVAILIGAILTSMFVAIIMIVLWKCLQKPVINDQNWAGRSPFADGETPDICLGNIRENEVPTKRTSIISLMAWKPSKSTSAAGDLEIQLFESRENIRDSNNPKAEKIKDQANGTSEDSADGSTIGTAVSSSDDADLPPPPPPLLDLEGQEGDQSDKPTMATVSPLPNDSDNLPSSLDCLNEVCEDPNSEFKQSFPPPPDSVNLPLPQEDFMKNQDHSNNEIQCQEFPIPPDSHQDLNESLPPPPAELL